Proteins found in one Zonotrichia leucophrys gambelii isolate GWCS_2022_RI chromosome 28, RI_Zleu_2.0, whole genome shotgun sequence genomic segment:
- the CHAF1A gene encoding chromatin assembly factor 1 subunit A, translated as MECRDKAAVPPRKLVQARLPFKRLNPVPKENLDVSSEVKKVKSSPSAFAASKDPSLDASGASLDNVENDCQLGSDGNLTPKLVNGKGPLDHFIQKTPGGDTSDPGGAPEPSRDPAHGPGDSTERGAVDSTAAVSNGTIGKELGCLSPVQSSPAGDSVGTEGPCAAAGAGSPPRSSPTACQDAAGRKGSQGELKDVLFEGKVPVVLLEDIMSLKCPQVASSESEALESSHEGDSGLTNSSLSSGGSPELLAQSKGSSSSPLAASTPARKVPQKFHRSSAEKEKLRLQRDQERADKLQKLQAEREEKGRLKEEAKAAKERAKEEAKKRKEEEKELKERERREKKEKEEKEKAEKLRVKEEKRKERQEALEAKLEEKRKKEEEKRLKEEEKRINAQKAEITRFFQKPKTPQAPKTLAGSCGKFAPFEIKENMVLAPLSRVALEPEDLEQLDKLLHAQNAEDSFLKDLKSRKPRKTGPTLVSDSSDSVNSDVVVVDSCQADGVPEREKFGRMKLLQFSENHRPAYWGTWNKRTSLIRARNPWSKDTKLLDYEVDSDEEWEEEEPGESLSHSEEDDEEEGEDEDEDDGFFVPHGYLSEDEGVTEEGDPENQKVRQKLKAKEWDELIAKGKRFHVLQPVKIGCVWDRAAKDNGTNPDLKVLQQFTACVLDPPVPEEEQQTQKCSKKRAKDQQILAQLLPLLHGNVHGSRVIIQEFQECCRQGRFSHGPRSPPEPGGGEDSGVPSKARLKRIISESSVYEKRPEFRMCWYVHAEVLRSFGQEQLPVPCQWSYVTQVPCTGKEEVGSVPGVPVPQPTPLAAKRKAIGSMSITKFMKRPRGAEQAAEMDGFQADTEEDEEDDDCMIVDVQPGKGSTASESSGTRAAHQDSSMVSPSNTI; from the exons ATGGAGTGCAGAGACAAAGCTGCTGTTCCTCCACGGAAGCTCGTCCAAG CCCGGCTGCCCTTCAAGCGCCTCAATCCTGTGCCAAAGGAGAATCTCGACGTCAGCTCAGAAGTCAAAAAAGTCAAGAGCTCCCCGAGTGCTTTTGCTGCCAGCAAGGATCCCTCCCTGGATGCCTCAGGTGCCTCCCTGGACAATGTGGAGAACGACTGCCAGCTGGGCTCCGACGGGAATTTGACTCCAAAACTCGTGAACGGGAAAGGTCCCTTGGACCATTTTATCCAGAAAACCCCAGGAGGTGACACGAGTGACCCTGGGGGTGCTCCTGAGCCCTCCAGGGACCCTGCCCACggacctggggacagcacagagcgCGGGGCTGTGGATTCTACAGCTGCTGTGAGCAATGGCACCATAGGAaaggagctgggctgcctgaGCCCcgtgcagagcagcccagccgGTGACTCTGTGGGGACTGAGGggccctgtgcagctgcaggagctgggagccccCCACGCTCCAGCCCCACGGCCTGCCAGgatgcagcaggcaggaaaggCTCTCAGGGAGAACTGAAGGATGTGCTCTTTGAGGGGAAGGTGCccgtggtgctgctggaggacaTCATGAGCCTGAAGTGCCCCCAGGTGGCCTCGTCGGAGAGCGAGGCCCTGGAGTCGTCCCACGAGGGGGACTCGGGACTGACCAActcctccctgagctctgggggctcccccgagctcctggcacagagcaagggcagcagcagcagccccctggCTGCCTCCACACCTGCCAGGAAG GTACCTCAGAAATTCCACAGGAGTTCAGCAGAGAAGGAGAAGCTGAGATTGCAAAGA GACCAGGAGCGTGCGGACAAACTCCAgaagctgcaggcagagagggaggagaaggggaggctCAAGGAAGAGGCAAAAGCTGCGAAGGAACGAGCCAAGGAGGAGGCcaagaagaggaaagaggaagagaaggagttgaaggagagagaaaggagggaaaagaaggaaaaggaggagaaggagaaagctGAGAAGCTGCGAGTGAAGGAGGAGAAGCgcaaggagaggcaggaggctCTGGA GGCAAAACttgaggagaagagaaagaaagaagaggagaaacggttaaaggaggaagaaaag CGCATCAATGCCCAGAAAGCAGAGATCACCAGGTTCTTCCAGAAACCAAAGACTCCACAAGCCCCCAAG ACCCTTGCTGGCTCCTGTGGCAAGTTTGCTCCTTTTGAAATTAAGGAGAACATGGTCTTAGCCCCCCTCAGCCGTGTGGCCCTGGAACCAGaggacctggagcagctggataAGCTCCTGCACGCCCAGAATGCTGAAGATTCTTTCTTGAAGGATCTAAAAAGTCGTAAACCACGAAAAACTGGGCCCACTTTGGTCAGTGACAGCAGCGACAGCGTCAACAG tgacGTGGTGGTGGTGGACAGCTGCCAGGCAGATGGTGTTCCTGAGAGGGAGAAGTTTGGCAGGATGAAGCTGCTGCAGTTCAGTGAGAATCACCGTCCTGCCTACTGGGGCACCTGGAACAAGAGAACCTCCCTGATCCGTGCCAGGAACCCGTGGTCCAAGGACACT AAACTGCTGGACTATGAAGTAGACAGTGATGAagagtgggaggaggaggagccagGGGAAAGTCTCTCCCATAGTGAAGAG GATGAcgaagaggagggagaggatgaagatgaggacGATGGGTTTTTTGTACCCCATGGGTACCTATCTGAAGATGAAGGTGTGACAGAG gagggtgACCCAGAGAACCAGAAGGTTCGTCAGAAGCTGAAAGCAAAGGAGTGGGATGAGCTGATAGCCAAGGGGAAGAGGTTCCAtgtcctgcagcctgtgaaGATTGGCTGTGtctgggacagggcagcaaAGGACAACGGCACCAACCCCGACCTGAAGGTGCTCCAGCAGTTCACAGCCTGTGTCCTGGATCCACCTGtgccagaggaggagcagcagacacagaaatgtagcaaaaaaagagcaaaagatCAGCAAA tcctggcccagctgctgccgctgctgcacGGCAACGTGCACGGGAGCAGGGTGATCATCCAGGAGTTCCAGGAGTGCTGCCGCCAGGGACGCTTCAGCCACGgccccaggagccccccagagcccGGGGGGGGCGAGGACAGCGGCGTGCCCTCCAAGGCCAGGCTCAAGAGGATCATTTCCGAGAGCTCCGTGTACGAGAAGAGGCCCGAGTTCAGGATGTGCTGGTACGTGCACGCCGAGGTGCTGCGCAGCTtcggccaggagcagctgcccgtGCCCTGCCAGTGGAGCTACGTCACCCAGGTGCCCTGCACGGGCAAGGAGGAGGTGGGCAGCGTGCCAGGAGTGCCCGTGCCCCAGCCCACCCCGCTGGCAGCCAAGAGGAAGGCCATAGGAAGCATGTCCATCACCAAGTTCATGAAGAGGCCTCGGGGCGCTGAGCAG gctgcagagatggATGGATTTCAGGCAGACactgaggaagatgaggaagatgatgaCTGCATGATTGTGGATGTACAGCCAGGAAAAG GTTCCACAGCTTCAGAATCCAGTGGCACAAGAGCTGCTCACCAGGACAGCAGCATGGTCAGCCCATCTAATACAATTTGA
- the UBXN6 gene encoding UBX domain-containing protein 6, which yields MRKFFQEIKADLKFKTAGPGQKLSEPSRAPREKPKAEVAPKPRQAPTDEAQRAAAAALARLEVKPKGGKAPSASQEAIRNQVRKELMAEAAASEKRLSVEEKEQEEEGAAAPSVSGVYFICPLTGTVVRKDQKEKQLREAIQAYFSVDPVAASIMEIHTFNKDREKVRLCVETMAKYLDNIYLHPEEEKYRKIKLQNKVFQERISCLEGTHKFFQAVGFETKTLPVPGQETTEEFYVLKEEVLSRLEDLREHKEQLLSSEPVRAQLHRQLAVFHPSPAAARFELPHDFFSLTAEELRREQRLRTEAVEKASMLRTRAMREKDEQREMRKYNYTLLRVRFPDGYILQGTFYARESVSALYNFVREALRDDWLPFELLGPGGLKLTDENLAFNECGLVPSALLSLAWDAAVMADVEAAAAEEQRSPLRPELLARAQPLS from the exons ATGCGCAAGTTCTTCCAGGAGATCAAGGCCGACCTGAAGTTCAAGACGGCGGGGCCCGGGCAGAAGCTCTCGGAGCCGTCCCG GGCCCCCCGGGAGAAGCCGAAAGCCGAGGTGGCCCCGAAGCCCCGGCAGGCCCCGACGGATGAGGCGCAGagggcggcggccgcggcgctgGCCCGGCTGGAGGTGAAGCCCAAGGGAGGAAAGGCTCCGTCCGCGTCGCAGGAGGCCATCAGGAACCAGG TGAGGAAAGAGCTGATGGCCGAGGCAGCTGCCAGCGAGAAGCGGCTCTCCGTGGAGGAAAAG gagcaggaggaggaaggggcagctgctccctctgtcTCAGGGGTTTATTTCATCTGCCCCTTGACTGGTACTGTTGTGAGGAAAgaccagaaggaaaagcagctccgAGAAGCCATCCAGGCA tATTTCTCCGTGGACCCGGTGGCTGCTTCCATCATGGAGATCCACACCTTCAACAAGGACCGGGAGAAGGTCCGGCTGTGCGTGGAGACCATGGCCAA GTACCTGGATAACATCTATCTCCATCCAGAGGAGGAGAAATACCGGAAAATCAAACTGCAGAACAAGGTGTTTCAG gaaaggatAAGCTGCTTGGAAGGGACACATAAATTTTTCCAGGCTGTCGGGTTTGAGACAAAAACACTGCCTGTTCCAGGACAAG AGACCACGGAGGAGTTCTACGTGCTgaaggaggaggtgctgagcaggCTGGAAGATCTGAGGGagcacaaggagcagctgctgagctcgGAGCCCGTGCGGGCGCAGCTGCACCGGCAGCTGGCCGTGTTCCACCCCTCGCCCGCGGCCGCGCGCTTCGAGCTGCCCCACGACTTCTTCAGCCTCACTGCGGAGGAGCTGCGCCGCGAGCAGCGGCTCCG GACAGAGGCGGTGGAGAAGGCGTCGATGCTGAGGACCAGAGCCATGCGCGAGAAGGACGAGCAGAGGGAGATGAGGAAGTACAACTACACGCTGCTGAGGGTGCGCTTCCCCGATGGATACATCCTCCAGG GGACTTTTTATGCCCGAGAATCAGTGTCTGCGCTCTACAACTTTGTGAGAGAAGCACTCAGAGATGACTGGCTGCCCTTTGAGCTCCTGGGACCTGGAGGTCTCAAACTGACTGATGAGAACTTGGCCTTCAATGAATGTGGGTTg GTGCCCTCggccctgctgagcctggcctgggacGCCGCGGTCATGGCGGACgtggaggcggcggcggcggaggagcAGCGCAGCCCCCTCAGGCCcgagctgctggccagggcccagcccctgtcctgA